A stretch of Perognathus longimembris pacificus isolate PPM17 chromosome 1, ASM2315922v1, whole genome shotgun sequence DNA encodes these proteins:
- the LOC125366714 gene encoding salivary gland specific protein SAGSIN1: protein MAAALSGLAVRLSRSAAARSYGVFCKGLTRTLLIFFDLAWRLRINFPYLYIVASMMLNVRLQVHIEIH from the coding sequence ATGGCGGCGGCTCTGTCGGGCCTGGCTGTCCGGCTGTCGCGCTCGGCCGCCGCCCGCTCTTATGGGGTCTTCTGCAAGGGGCTGACCCGCACGCTGCTCATCTTCTTCGACCTGGCGTGGCGGCTGCGCATCAACTTCCCCTACCTGTACATTGTGGCTTCCATGATGCTCAACGTGCGTCTGCAG